The region CAATCTGGGAATCTCCTCCGGAGCCCTTCAAGATAATCCCTCACTACTACAATGAGAATGTCACTATGGAGAACCTCTGCAAGCTACATGGGTGGAAAGTCAGGGAGACCCCACGCCGTGTTTTCGATGCTGTCCTCTTCAGCAATGAGCTTGATATCCTTGAACTCCGTTGGAATGAACTGAGCCCCTATGTGTCAGAGTTCGTCCTGCTCGAGTCCAACTCAACTTTCACTGGTGTGATAAAGCCCCTCTACTTCAAGGAAAACCGCGATCGATTTAGATTTGCTGAATCGCGGCTGACCTATGGCACATATGGGGGAAGATTCATGAAGGGGGAAAATCCATTTGTTGAGGAGTCATTTCAGAGGGTTGCCCTGGACCAGCTCATTAGGATTGCAAGAATTGAAGATGACGACATATTGATCATGTCAGATGTTGATGAAATCCCAAGTGGCCACACCATCAATCTCTTGAGATGGTGTGACGACACTCCTAAGATACTCCATCTTCAGCTCAGGAATTATCTGTACTCATTTGAGTTTTTTCTGGATGACAAGAGTTGGAGGGCGTCAATTCACAGGTATGTGTCTGGGAAGACAAGATATGCTCATTTTCGGCAGACAGATGAGCTTCTTGCCGATTCAGGGTGGCACTGCAGTTTTTGTTTCCGGCACATCAGTGATTTTGCCTTCAAGATGAAAGCTTATAGCCATGTGGATAGGATTAGATTCAAGTACTTCCTGAACCCTGAGAGGATTCAAGATGTCATTTGCAGAGGGGCGGATCTTTTTGACATGCTTCCTGAAGAGTATACGTTCCAAGAAATCATTGCGAAGTTGGGCAACATTCCAAGCACATTCTCTGCTGTTCATCTTCCTAGTTATCTGCTTCAGAATGTTGACCGGTACCGGTATCTTCTCCCCGGGAACTGCAGGAGAGAAAGTGGCTAGGTTCTGTGGTTTACTTTGCAAGCTGTTGTGCATGGGTGGCACTGCCTAAGCTGCTTGAGAGTGGTTGGCTGTTGCAATTGCATCTGATATGATTGGCTAAGTTGGACGGTTGCTTGGGCTagtggttatggacaagttcatgaTTTTGTGCCGTGTAATGCAACATTGGAGGATATGACAGCATAGCGCATGCTTGATCGTTACCTTCCCAGAAGAGCTCAACGGTGTATGCTTACCACCAGAAGTCATTGCCATTCATATTTCCTCCCTGATTGATGTGTAAACTCAGAGCTGTAATGGAGAAATGAACACTATGTGAGATTCCAGATTTATATGCTGTACAAGTGGCCTTACCCTGCAGATAATTACATATGCATGTGTTCATATTTTTCACCTTGGTGCTTTGTTTCTTGTGTTGATGGCACCGATGAAAATCTGATTTCCTGACTACTGGATTTTCTGATTCCCATCTTAAGAAGTTCTGGCTTCCAAgacttttgaaacttaggtgaccAACCGGGTAAGTACAACTTCTGCATTTTGCAGCTGTGAACAGACTTGAAAGGTGGTGTGGCAAAAACAAGTTGTAGGGGAATGTTGGTAACCCTTGGACTGACATTTGGACATGTCGAAATCTTGGTGCTTGGTGATGGCTGTATCATCTGTTCAGTTTTTCTTGTGCATGTTTTCCTGCCCCTTGTTTTTCTAAGTTATTGCTTTTGTGTTACGGGGTCTTGTAAATGGTCTCCTGTAAAGGGTCTTGAAGGTTCTCGCTGAACAAACCTCCTTGAGATGTTTGGTCATTCAGCATTTCTTGTCTGGTTCCAGTGAATCAATTATGCTCTGTTTGTCTTATTTGTTTGACGCAGTTGACTCCGTTGTGCTGGAATGTGCGTGTTTCCAAGTATCATGCAATAGGTTTCTTTGTGTTTGGCCTTTTTCTGTTCTGTAGTTTAAAATTGAAGGAATAATTCCTCAGTTATTTACGAGTTGTGTTCAGTAGCATGGGTTTTTGCACCTTTATATCACGCTTCTGTTGAATTTTCATTATTTGTAGCACCAATCCCTTATCTGAAGCTGAAGACCCTTTTTGTTTATGTTGTAGTATCAATGCATTTTGCTAATCTAAATATATactactacctccattccaaaatataagacgttttggtagGCTAGTTTAGTCTACCAAAATGTCAGGTAGTAGTAGGTTAAAGAATGATGGCGCACCGTATCCTAATTGTGCATGTAGTTTAGGCGTCTATTAACCTGCTGATCTTTGCTGAACTGCGGCTTGCAGCGCAGCAATTGTATCACCATCTGCCTAGGCATGCATAATCTTTTCCCTGTCCTGTGTGTGCCTGTCAGTGTTCAAATATCTTGCTAAGCAAATTTTAGTTTCTTTTTCTGATAAAGCTAGGCAAGTTTTAGTAGCGTGTTTCCTCCCTGTCCCTGTAGTTATGCTGACCGAGGCCAAATTGGTTTGAAATTTGGTAGGTTCCTGTAGAGGAATCTGAATACATTTCTGCTTTGAACAGTATCCGACTGCAGTGGGGTTGATTTGCACCTTGTGGTGGGGTTGTCCGATCCTCAATTTGTTATATTAGTAATCTTTTCCAGTTAGATAGCGACTCTATGCTAGTTGTAAGTTACTGAGAAGCAATTATTTTACTAATAATTAGCTTTTCAAATTACCTGTCTAAAACAATATAATCGAATGTGAGACGTCATTATAGTTCTCTTTTATGATCAAGTAACGTCGCCACCGTCCAACGAGAGGACTCATCCACCCTCAGTCTCTGGGCGTGGTCCGCCAACCCCTCCGCCATCCCAAAGGTGTTGCTTCTCACGATCACCGGCAACCAGCCGGCCGGCTACAGCAATGGGCCGAGTGCTACTGTTGGTCGACGCGGCCTCAAGCGCCGCCTCCTGGTGCACCTCGACCTGGTGGAAGATTTCACGCCCGACATCAACGGCAACAGCCCTCGACGCCCTCGCTCCTCGCACCCGTTCTCCATCACCCTGGGGGTCATTGATGGCGAGTCCAGAACACGAGACAGGTCGGAGGTGGCTGTGCGCCGTCGTGATGAGGATCAAGACAGAGACCGCCACGACGATGGCCGCGACCGCGGCCGCCGAGGCCGTGATGAGCGCCCCTCTTCCTGGAGGGACCGTTTCTTCAGGAGCAGGTCGCGAGCTCCGGAACGCCATGATGATGACGGCCGGC is a window of Triticum dicoccoides isolate Atlit2015 ecotype Zavitan chromosome 2B, WEW_v2.0, whole genome shotgun sequence DNA encoding:
- the LOC119364617 gene encoding beta-1,4-mannosyl-glycoprotein 4-beta-N-acetylglucosaminyltransferase-like isoform X1 gives rise to the protein MPEAGRYTHKKDDGICNSVCGEPTSKAVMAMSRLKCALRGFDFRVILALLIGVPLVMLMIYAHGQKVTYFLRPIWESPPEPFKIIPHYYNENVTMENLCKLHGWKVRETPRRVFDAVLFSNELDILELRWNELSPYVSEFVLLESNSTFTGVIKPLYFKENRDRFRFAESRLTYGTYGGRFMKGENPFVEESFQRVALDQLIRIARIEDDDILIMSDVDEIPSGHTINLLRWCDDTPKILHLQLRNYLYSFEFFLDDKSWRASIHRYVSGKTRYAHFRQTDELLADSGWHCSFCFRHISDFAFKMKAYSHVDRIRFKYFLNPERIQDVICRGADLFDMLPEEYTFQEIIAKLGNIPSTFSAVHLPSYLLQNVDRYRYLLPGNCRRESG
- the LOC119364617 gene encoding beta-1,4-mannosyl-glycoprotein 4-beta-N-acetylglucosaminyltransferase-like isoform X2, whose product is MAMSRLKCALRGFDFRVILALLIGVPLVMLMIYAHGQKVTYFLRPIWESPPEPFKIIPHYYNENVTMENLCKLHGWKVRETPRRVFDAVLFSNELDILELRWNELSPYVSEFVLLESNSTFTGVIKPLYFKENRDRFRFAESRLTYGTYGGRFMKGENPFVEESFQRVALDQLIRIARIEDDDILIMSDVDEIPSGHTINLLRWCDDTPKILHLQLRNYLYSFEFFLDDKSWRASIHRYVSGKTRYAHFRQTDELLADSGWHCSFCFRHISDFAFKMKAYSHVDRIRFKYFLNPERIQDVICRGADLFDMLPEEYTFQEIIAKLGNIPSTFSAVHLPSYLLQNVDRYRYLLPGNCRRESG